The following proteins come from a genomic window of Thermus sp. LT1-2-5:
- a CDS encoding putative Ig domain-containing protein — translation MRKAWALLLLLAACGTQDPTGTGLEALRLTATSLPPAYLGEPYSAAFSAEGGVRPYTFSLEGKLPQGLTFQGGRLSGVPKEKGQFALILTVEDGAKNSRAQKLTLTVADPPPPRLTLVAPQAQVEAPFLLLARVEVREAVGFQLELPLKDLLPSLESLKAASPAYLLDYDPGSGLLRLDMAFAKPVKGQEAFRFLLSPAKPLTPRLAPKVVLYDKEGKPVGQALPRGKPFASLWEVAQNLGKEGQGLKGDLNGDGKVDAADLQTLAEGYFPPVAASPEGEKAP, via the coding sequence CCCACCGGGACGGGCCTCGAGGCCCTCCGCCTCACCGCCACCTCCCTGCCTCCCGCCTACCTGGGCGAGCCCTATAGCGCCGCCTTCAGCGCCGAAGGGGGGGTTAGGCCCTACACCTTTAGCTTAGAGGGCAAGCTTCCCCAGGGCCTCACCTTCCAGGGGGGGCGGCTCAGCGGGGTGCCCAAGGAGAAGGGCCAGTTCGCCCTCATCCTCACCGTGGAGGACGGGGCCAAGAACAGCCGGGCCCAGAAGCTCACCCTCACCGTCGCCGATCCGCCTCCCCCCCGGCTCACCCTGGTGGCCCCCCAGGCCCAGGTGGAAGCCCCCTTCCTCCTCTTGGCCCGGGTGGAGGTGCGGGAGGCGGTGGGCTTTCAGCTGGAGCTTCCCCTGAAGGACCTCCTTCCCTCCTTGGAAAGCCTTAAGGCGGCGAGTCCCGCCTACCTCCTGGACTACGACCCAGGCTCGGGCCTCTTGCGCCTGGACATGGCCTTCGCCAAGCCCGTGAAGGGCCAGGAGGCCTTCCGCTTCCTCCTTTCCCCCGCCAAGCCCCTCACCCCCCGGCTTGCCCCCAAGGTGGTTCTCTACGACAAGGAGGGGAAACCCGTGGGCCAGGCCCTTCCTCGAGGCAAGCCCTTCGCTTCCCTTTGGGAGGTGGCGCAGAACCTGGGCAAGGAGGGCCAGGGGCTCAAGGGAGACCTCAACGGGGACGGTAAGGTGGACGCCGCCGACCTCCAGACCCTGGCCGAGGGGTACTTCCCCCCGGTGGCCGCCAGCCCCGAAGGGGAGAAGGCGCCCTGA
- a CDS encoding macro domain-containing protein — MARIRVAQGDITEFQGDALVNAANNYLKLGAGVAGAILRKGGPSIQEECDRIGKIRVGEAAVTGAGNLPVRYVIHAAVLGDEPASLETVRQATRSALEKAVELGLNTVAFPLLGTGVGGLPVAEVARVMLEEIKRAPDTLEVTLYGYREEDAEAIRRAL; from the coding sequence ATGGCCCGAATCCGCGTGGCCCAAGGGGACATCACCGAGTTCCAAGGGGACGCCCTCGTCAACGCCGCCAACAACTACCTGAAGCTGGGGGCGGGGGTAGCGGGGGCCATTCTGCGCAAGGGAGGGCCCTCCATCCAGGAGGAGTGCGACCGGATCGGGAAGATCCGGGTGGGGGAAGCAGCGGTCACGGGGGCGGGGAACCTGCCCGTGCGCTACGTGATCCACGCCGCCGTCTTGGGGGACGAGCCAGCAAGCCTGGAAACGGTGCGCCAAGCCACCCGAAGCGCCCTGGAAAAAGCGGTGGAGTTGGGCCTAAACACCGTGGCCTTCCCCCTCTTGGGCACGGGGGTGGGAGGGCTTCCCGTGGCGGAGGTGGCCCGGGTGATGCTGGAGGAGATCAAACGGGCCCCGGACACCCTCGAGGTCACCCTCTACGGCTACCGGGAAGAGGACGCCGAGGCCATCCGCCGGGCCCTTTGA
- a CDS encoding SDR family NAD(P)-dependent oxidoreductase, producing MSRDLLGLEGRIVMVTGAGRGFGRAIAHGYGRNGATVIAVDPDVELATSVASEVEALGATAIPIRGDMSVVLDVTSTFEKVEELFGLLDGIVHVTTAESKTPFVELLEGEWYDLMSQDVKSSLYVLQHGLRHLAGGGFVTLVLPPAARMEPHTLSVRKAVEGLIEGASRTFPGVRVNGVVPSRDPVGEAYDQPLVRAALGLGSMVSEGIRGVVLEVQLPEPPAPPEVYELLREVP from the coding sequence ATGTCACGGGATCTTCTGGGCCTCGAGGGGCGGATCGTCATGGTGACCGGGGCCGGGCGGGGCTTCGGGCGGGCCATCGCCCACGGCTACGGGCGCAACGGGGCCACGGTCATCGCCGTGGACCCCGACGTGGAGCTGGCCACCTCCGTGGCCTCCGAGGTAGAGGCCTTGGGGGCCACCGCCATCCCCATCCGCGGGGATATGAGCGTGGTGCTGGACGTGACCAGCACCTTTGAAAAGGTGGAGGAGCTCTTTGGCCTCCTGGACGGCATCGTCCACGTCACCACCGCCGAAAGCAAGACCCCCTTTGTGGAGCTTTTGGAAGGGGAGTGGTACGACCTCATGAGCCAGGACGTGAAAAGTAGCCTTTACGTCTTGCAGCACGGCCTCCGCCACCTAGCGGGGGGCGGCTTCGTCACCCTGGTCCTGCCGCCTGCGGCCCGTATGGAGCCCCACACCCTTTCCGTGCGCAAGGCGGTGGAAGGGCTCATTGAGGGGGCGAGCCGCACCTTCCCCGGGGTGCGGGTGAACGGGGTAGTGCCTTCCCGCGACCCCGTGGGGGAAGCTTACGACCAGCCCCTGGTGCGGGCCGCCTTGGGCCTCGGTTCCATGGTTTCGGAGGGCATCCGGGGAGTGGTGCTGGAAGTGCAGCTTCCCGAGCCCCCTGCCCCGCCTGAGGTGTACGAGCTCCTGCGGGAAGTCCCATGA
- the nrdR gene encoding transcriptional regulator NrdR, which produces MKCPYCGHPDTRVVDSRPSDEGAAIRRRRECPACGRRFTTYERTQLEPLMVVKRDGRKEPFNPDKLLRGLLLACEKRPVDQDVLRRFAYTFEDQVAGPEIPSEEIGLKAMAFLRDLDHVAYIRFASVYREFDSVERFIEEIRRLSAPSSSFPAAEDNEKA; this is translated from the coding sequence ATGAAGTGCCCCTACTGTGGCCATCCTGACACCCGGGTGGTGGACTCCCGCCCCTCCGACGAAGGGGCGGCCATCCGCCGCCGCCGGGAGTGCCCCGCTTGTGGCCGCCGCTTCACCACTTACGAGCGCACGCAGCTGGAGCCCTTGATGGTGGTCAAGCGGGATGGGCGCAAGGAGCCCTTTAACCCGGATAAGCTCCTTCGCGGCCTCCTTTTGGCCTGCGAAAAGCGTCCCGTGGACCAGGATGTCTTGCGGCGCTTTGCGTACACCTTTGAGGACCAGGTGGCGGGCCCGGAGATCCCCTCGGAAGAGATCGGCCTCAAGGCCATGGCCTTTTTGCGCGACCTGGACCATGTGGCCTACATCCGCTTTGCCTCCGTCTACCGAGAGTTTGACTCGGTGGAGCGCTTCATTGAGGAAATCCGCCGCCTTTCTGCCCCTAGCTCCTCTTTCCCGGCTGCAGAGGACAACGAAAAGGCGTGA
- a CDS encoding TRAP transporter substrate-binding protein has product MKRRDFLKKAGIGVAASAAFGPVFAQAQPSIRWRLASSFPKSLDTIYGAAEVLAERVSALTGGRFQIRPYQAGEIVPGLQVMDAVQQGTVEVGHTASYYFVGKAQILAFDTSVPFGLTARQQNAWMYHGGGIELFRPIFADFGIIQFPGGNTGVQMGGWFRKEIRTLSDLRGLKMRIPGPGGQVMSRLGVVPQVLAGGDIYPALERGVVDAAEWVGPYDDEKLGFYKVARYYYYPGWHEPGPMLSFYVNLREWQRLPKEYQQAFEVAAAEANQWMMAKYDRVNAPALQRLIRAGVRLRKWPAEVMRAAQKAAFDWYEEEAAKDATYRKVYTAWKAFREEQYRWFGVAELGYEQFAFPAS; this is encoded by the coding sequence ATGAAGCGGCGTGATTTCTTGAAGAAGGCGGGTATCGGCGTAGCGGCCAGCGCGGCGTTTGGCCCGGTGTTCGCCCAGGCGCAGCCCAGCATCCGCTGGCGCCTAGCTTCCAGCTTCCCCAAGAGCCTGGACACCATCTACGGGGCGGCGGAGGTCCTGGCGGAAAGGGTTTCCGCCCTCACCGGGGGACGTTTCCAGATTAGGCCCTACCAGGCGGGGGAGATCGTGCCTGGCCTCCAGGTGATGGACGCGGTGCAGCAGGGCACGGTAGAAGTGGGGCACACCGCCAGCTACTACTTCGTCGGCAAGGCCCAAATCCTGGCTTTTGACACCTCCGTGCCCTTTGGCCTCACGGCAAGGCAGCAGAACGCCTGGATGTACCATGGGGGTGGGATTGAGCTTTTCCGTCCCATCTTCGCTGACTTCGGCATTATCCAGTTCCCAGGCGGCAACACCGGGGTGCAGATGGGGGGATGGTTCCGCAAGGAGATCCGTACCCTTTCTGACCTTAGGGGTCTAAAAATGCGCATCCCCGGGCCCGGAGGCCAGGTGATGAGCCGCCTGGGGGTGGTGCCCCAGGTCCTGGCGGGCGGGGACATTTACCCGGCCTTGGAGCGGGGCGTGGTGGACGCCGCCGAGTGGGTGGGCCCCTACGACGACGAGAAGCTTGGTTTCTACAAGGTGGCCCGCTACTACTACTACCCCGGCTGGCACGAGCCCGGGCCCATGCTTTCCTTCTACGTGAACCTTAGGGAGTGGCAACGCCTGCCCAAGGAATACCAGCAGGCCTTTGAGGTGGCGGCGGCGGAGGCCAACCAGTGGATGATGGCCAAGTATGACCGGGTAAACGCCCCTGCCCTGCAGCGCCTCATCCGGGCCGGGGTACGCCTGCGCAAGTGGCCCGCTGAGGTCATGCGGGCGGCGCAGAAGGCAGCCTTTGACTGGTACGAGGAGGAGGCGGCCAAGGACGCTACCTACCGCAAGGTCTACACCGCCTGGAAGGCCTTCCGCGAGGAGCAGTACCGCTGGTTCGGGGTGGCGGAGCTCGGCTACGAGCAGTTCGCCTTCCCCGCTTCCTAA
- a CDS encoding TRAP transporter large permease subunit, translated as MSLESLMPPLMFLALIAFLLSGYPVAFSLGAVGVVFGFLGIALDLFPAPLLRAMPDRIFGIMSNQLLLAIPFFTFMGIILEKSGLAEDLLDTMGKLFGPLRGGLALSVVFVGAILAATTGVVAASVMAMGLISLPVMLKYGYNPRFASGVILGSATLAQIIPPSVVLIVLADQLGVSVGDMYRAALIPAGLTVGLYFLYVIYVALFRPRWAPSLPPEARPDAGKEGQAAFALLSYLLVGVGAWRVGEFLHLPGWLEGLEVLLGLGLWTLVLLPWIRKNPLLRRALLSMVPPLVLIFLVLGTVLIGLATPTEAGAMGVMGALLLAALNRRLSFPVLYGAMEGTARLTAFVIFILIGSTLFSLVFRGVDGDLWVESFLTGLPGGEVGFIFFVMILVFLLGFFIDFFEIAFIALPLLAIGADALGIDKLWFGLLVGVNLQTSFLTPPFGFALFYLRNVAPKEVKTADIYLGGLPFIGLQLLVLLLTYLFRDAILAFVRGTGF; from the coding sequence ATGAGCCTGGAAAGCCTCATGCCCCCCCTCATGTTCCTAGCCCTCATCGCCTTTTTGCTTTCTGGCTACCCCGTGGCCTTCTCCTTGGGGGCGGTGGGTGTCGTCTTCGGGTTTTTGGGCATCGCCTTGGACCTCTTCCCCGCTCCCTTGCTCCGGGCCATGCCCGACCGCATCTTCGGCATCATGTCCAACCAGCTCCTCCTGGCCATCCCCTTCTTCACCTTCATGGGCATCATCCTGGAAAAAAGCGGCCTGGCGGAGGACCTGTTGGACACCATGGGCAAGCTCTTCGGGCCCCTTAGGGGCGGGCTCGCCCTGAGCGTGGTCTTCGTGGGGGCCATCCTGGCCGCCACCACGGGGGTGGTGGCAGCCAGCGTCATGGCCATGGGCCTTATCTCCCTGCCGGTGATGCTCAAGTACGGCTACAACCCCCGCTTCGCCAGCGGGGTCATCCTGGGCTCCGCCACCTTGGCTCAGATCATCCCTCCTAGCGTGGTCCTCATCGTGCTGGCGGACCAGCTTGGGGTGAGCGTGGGGGACATGTACCGGGCTGCCCTGATCCCGGCAGGGCTCACCGTGGGCCTTTACTTCCTCTACGTGATCTACGTGGCCCTCTTCCGGCCCCGCTGGGCCCCGTCCCTGCCCCCCGAGGCCCGCCCGGACGCAGGGAAGGAAGGGCAAGCCGCCTTCGCCCTCCTTTCCTACCTCCTGGTGGGGGTGGGGGCCTGGCGGGTAGGGGAGTTCCTGCACCTGCCCGGCTGGCTCGAGGGCCTGGAGGTCCTTCTGGGCCTCGGCCTTTGGACCCTTGTCCTCCTCCCCTGGATCCGCAAAAACCCCCTCCTCCGCCGGGCCCTCCTCTCCATGGTCCCCCCCTTGGTGCTCATCTTTTTGGTCCTGGGCACGGTGCTCATCGGCCTGGCCACCCCCACGGAGGCGGGGGCCATGGGGGTGATGGGGGCCCTTCTCCTCGCCGCCCTAAACCGCAGGCTTTCCTTCCCCGTGCTCTACGGGGCCATGGAGGGCACCGCCCGCCTCACCGCCTTCGTCATCTTCATCCTGATTGGCTCCACCCTATTCAGCCTGGTCTTCCGCGGGGTGGACGGGGACCTTTGGGTGGAGAGCTTCCTCACCGGGCTGCCTGGAGGCGAGGTGGGCTTCATCTTTTTCGTCATGATCCTGGTTTTCCTCCTGGGCTTTTTCATTGACTTTTTTGAGATCGCCTTCATCGCCCTTCCCCTCCTGGCCATCGGCGCCGACGCCTTGGGGATTGACAAGCTGTGGTTCGGCCTACTGGTGGGGGTCAACCTCCAGACGTCCTTCCTCACCCCGCCCTTTGGCTTCGCCCTCTTTTACCTCAGGAACGTGGCTCCCAAGGAGGTGAAGACGGCGGACATCTACCTGGGAGGCCTTCCCTTCATCGGCCTCCAGCTCCTGGTCCTCCTCCTCACCTACCTCTTCCGCGACGCCATCCTAGCCTTCGTGCGGGGAACGGGGTTCTAA
- a CDS encoding TRAP transporter small permease subunit — protein sequence MRFLLGLSRAIDGLTEGIGRLVVWLVLLVALLSAGNAILRYGFSYSSNAYLEAQWYMFSLIFLLGGAYALKHNAHVRIDLLFGRLSRRAQAWIDVVGTLFFLLPMALGVLYLAWPWAMNALAIREMSPDVGGLPRWPIKLAVILGFALLLLQGVSELIKRIAFLTGHRPTPWDEEEKEGLK from the coding sequence ATGCGCTTCCTCTTAGGTTTATCTCGCGCCATAGACGGGCTCACGGAAGGGATTGGGCGCCTGGTGGTCTGGCTCGTGCTCCTGGTAGCCCTCCTCTCCGCAGGCAACGCCATCTTACGCTATGGCTTTAGCTATAGCTCCAACGCCTACCTCGAGGCCCAGTGGTACATGTTCAGCCTCATCTTCCTTCTGGGGGGGGCCTACGCCCTCAAGCACAACGCCCATGTGCGCATCGACCTCCTCTTCGGCCGCCTGAGCCGCAGGGCCCAGGCCTGGATCGACGTGGTGGGCACCCTGTTCTTCCTCCTGCCCATGGCCCTAGGGGTGCTCTACCTGGCCTGGCCCTGGGCGATGAACGCCCTGGCCATCCGGGAAATGTCCCCCGACGTGGGAGGCCTGCCCCGCTGGCCCATCAAGCTGGCGGTAATCCTGGGCTTCGCCCTCTTGCTCCTTCAGGGCGTTTCCGAGCTCATCAAGCGCATCGCCTTCCTCACCGGCCACCGCCCCACCCCTTGGGATGAGGAGGAAAAGGAGGGGCTGAAATGA
- a CDS encoding MFS transporter, whose product MRHGPGWFLRLSAYWFATSFKWFLVLLVLLPAKVAELSPPEEKASRLGLLFALGAVMAILGPPLMGYLSDRLGRRRPFLLWGSLLTALALLLLVHAPSYSALLLAYLLLQLSDDLATGPYSALIPDLVAKGERGLASGYMGALQVLGQVLGGVVGFLLPLAPQAYLAASVNLLGAGLSLPLVPEALPHRAGRSFLEAMAAPWRDRDFLLVYLTRFLVMLGFYLAQTYLQYYLADVVGTFDALGRTLTQEPFQAVALLGLLISLGAGLASVPAGRASDRFGRKRLIYLSGAGLGAMMPFILLFPRYDLLLALSLLFGLFYGIYLAVDWALVADVLKNPKAHATDMGLWQTSIVVPQVLAGAFGRPLDLLNAQREGLGYLVLFLLAGGFFLLGAFLVAPIRRAR is encoded by the coding sequence ATGCGCCACGGGCCAGGGTGGTTCCTCCGCCTCTCCGCCTACTGGTTTGCCACCAGCTTCAAGTGGTTCTTGGTCCTTTTGGTGCTCCTCCCCGCCAAGGTGGCGGAGCTTTCCCCTCCGGAAGAAAAGGCGAGCCGCCTGGGCCTCCTCTTCGCCCTGGGCGCGGTGATGGCCATCCTGGGCCCACCCCTCATGGGCTACCTCTCCGACCGCCTGGGGCGAAGGCGGCCCTTCCTCCTTTGGGGGAGCTTGCTGACCGCCTTGGCCCTCCTCCTCCTGGTCCACGCCCCCAGCTACAGCGCCCTCCTTTTGGCCTACCTGCTCCTGCAGCTTTCGGACGACCTGGCCACGGGGCCCTATAGCGCCCTTATCCCCGACCTGGTGGCCAAAGGAGAGCGGGGCCTGGCCTCGGGGTACATGGGGGCGCTCCAGGTCCTGGGGCAGGTTCTGGGCGGGGTGGTGGGCTTCCTCTTGCCCCTCGCCCCCCAAGCCTACCTGGCGGCCTCCGTGAACCTCCTGGGGGCGGGCCTTAGCCTTCCCTTGGTGCCCGAGGCCCTGCCCCACCGCGCCGGGCGGTCCTTCCTCGAGGCCATGGCCGCCCCCTGGCGGGACCGGGACTTCCTCCTCGTCTACCTCACCCGCTTTTTGGTGATGCTGGGCTTCTATCTGGCCCAAACCTACCTACAGTACTACCTGGCCGACGTGGTGGGGACCTTCGACGCCTTGGGCCGCACCCTCACCCAAGAACCCTTCCAGGCGGTGGCCCTTTTGGGCCTCCTCATCTCCTTGGGGGCAGGGCTCGCCAGCGTACCCGCCGGCCGGGCCTCGGACCGGTTTGGGCGCAAGCGCCTCATCTACCTCTCGGGGGCAGGGCTGGGGGCCATGATGCCCTTTATCCTTCTTTTTCCCCGTTACGACCTTCTCCTCGCCCTTTCCCTCCTCTTTGGGCTTTTCTACGGGATTTACCTGGCGGTGGACTGGGCCTTGGTGGCGGACGTGCTCAAAAACCCCAAAGCCCACGCCACGGACATGGGCCTGTGGCAGACCTCCATCGTGGTGCCCCAGGTGCTGGCCGGGGCCTTCGGTAGGCCCCTAGACCTCCTGAATGCGCAACGGGAAGGCCTTGGCTATCTGGTCCTCTTCCTGCTCGCCGGGGGCTTTTTCCTTCTCGGGGCCTTCTTGGTGGCCCCCATCCGCCGGGCCCGCTAG